In the Pelorhabdus rhamnosifermentans genome, AAACATGTAACATAGTAAATGTAGCCAAGCACTACATTTACTATGTTACATGTTAAATGAGATTTGGCAATGACGCCTAGGGTTTATTACTCAAGGTGTTTTTTTTTTAGAAAGGGGGAGAGGGCAGCTATTTATGAGACATGAGACATGATAAAAAATAGGAGGAGTCTTCGTGGACAAACAATCAGAACAAATCAGTAAATCGAAAAAATCCGTTCCCTTATCAGGTTATGTTGTATTAGCTCTGGCGTTAGTAATATTTTCAGGTGTTCTTGCCAATGCCCATGGTTGGTTGTCTGCATTTGACTTTGATACGCTTTGTGGAAAATTTGGTACCATGAAGGATGCGGGGAAAGCAAATTTTGCAGGAATGGGGGGAGCTGGTGCGAAAGATGGGTTTCTCTTTGCTTTTGGATTGCTTCCAAGTGTTATGTTGGCCATGGGACTTATTGAAGTAGTAGAACATTTCGGGGGCCTTAATGCGGCACAAAAAATCCTTTCGCCTATTTTACGTCCGCTTCTGGGCATTCCTGGAATTACCGGTATTGCCCTTGTATCGAGTCTTCAAAGTACAGATGCAGGTGCAGGAATGACACGGGTCTTATATGATAATGGTGAAATTAATGAAAAAGAAAAAATGATTTTTTCAGCTTTCCAATTTACAGCAGGGGGGACGATTACTAATTATTTAAGCTCAGGATCGGCTCTGTTTGCTTTTCTTACTGTGCCCATGTCAACACCACTTGTTGTGTTGTTTATAATGAAAATATTCGGTGCGAATGTAATGCGGTTATATGTGAATAAACTTTGTAAGAAGGAGCTTGGGGCATGAACGATAAATCAGTCATTGATGTGTTTGTTGTTGGAGCGAAAAAAGGCTGGAATGTGGGAATTAACAATATCATTCCCAATGTGCTTATGGCGTATGTTTGCATTCAAATCTTACAAATTACAGGATTGCTTGAATTGCTTGGCAATTTATTTGCTCCTGTTATGGCTGTATTTGGATTGCCAGGGCAGGCTGTCATGGTGTTGATAAGCGCGCTCATGTCAATGGGGGGCGCCGTGGGTGTAGCTCATGCTCTTTATACGAATGGGATTTTGACAGGCATCCATATTACCATTTTAATTCCTGCCATTTATTTAATGGGTTCAAAGATTCAATATTTAGGACGATTATTGGGAACTGTCGGTATTCAACCGAAATACTATCCGCTTATGTTAGGTATTTCGATTTGTAATGCCATGATATCGATGCTGATTATGCGTATGTTTGCTTAATATAAAAGGGGAAGGTGTTTATGATGATAGATTTGGCAAAGCGGGTACGAGAAGTGTGGAGTTATCTTCATACCATTCCAGAAGTGGGATTTGAAGAGTTTAAAACGGCAGCCTATTTGGCAGAAGAA is a window encoding:
- a CDS encoding nucleoside recognition domain-containing protein; this translates as MDKQSEQISKSKKSVPLSGYVVLALALVIFSGVLANAHGWLSAFDFDTLCGKFGTMKDAGKANFAGMGGAGAKDGFLFAFGLLPSVMLAMGLIEVVEHFGGLNAAQKILSPILRPLLGIPGITGIALVSSLQSTDAGAGMTRVLYDNGEINEKEKMIFSAFQFTAGGTITNYLSSGSALFAFLTVPMSTPLVVLFIMKIFGANVMRLYVNKLCKKELGA
- a CDS encoding YjiG family protein, which translates into the protein MNDKSVIDVFVVGAKKGWNVGINNIIPNVLMAYVCIQILQITGLLELLGNLFAPVMAVFGLPGQAVMVLISALMSMGGAVGVAHALYTNGILTGIHITILIPAIYLMGSKIQYLGRLLGTVGIQPKYYPLMLGISICNAMISMLIMRMFA